The Erigeron canadensis isolate Cc75 chromosome 4, C_canadensis_v1, whole genome shotgun sequence genome window below encodes:
- the LOC122597120 gene encoding F-box/FBD/LRR-repeat protein At1g13570-like yields the protein MEVLHHEKLCKASKLSPEGGDDGDLSSGMPDNVIANIMDRLSIKDAVGTSILSTSWRFKWTLLTQLVFDMNFFDMLARRKIHFDKNNITRLLGHLDGAITKFDLYVTNDIELDDEDIHRWVMSLSRLGGLKELSLDNMHKTPVKLPTHLFPCLELKHLKLRNCVLSVSPYSRDFPKLLSLKLMCVSFQDHQCGELIAQSPLLETLEILDIKVRGGLKLVEIAKLKNIKILYLSLCLLENMTMVRLSSVIDHMSRLPNLQNLYLGFDECEFLAEGVAQNPVSATFPFLKTLFLSQIDFSSDTMLSCAFRILFGCSNLQTLHIATYKNAVPPPLLFPQEVDCSTIEQLQLRMSLFIIHHTSIDRNEKHKLANRLLKLHRASAKADISF from the exons ATGGAAGTACTTCATCACGAGAAACTCTGCAAAGCATCCAAACTTTCACCAGAAGGAGGAGATGATGGTGATCTTAGTAGCGGCATGCCGGATAATGTGATCGCTAATATTATGGATCGTTTGTCGATAAAAGACGCGGTGGGGACTAGTATTTTGTCTACAAGTTGGAGATTTAAGTGGACTCTTCTCACCCAACTCGTCTTTGATATGAACTTCTTTGATATGTTAGCTAGACGAAAAATTCactttgataaaaataatataactagACTTCTCGGACATCTTGATGGCGCCATTACAAAGTTTGACCTCTATGTAACGAATGACATCGAATTAGATGATGAGGATATCCATCGTTGGGTTATGTCCCTATCTAGATTAGGAGGATTAAAGGAACTCTCTTTAGATAATATGCATAAAACACCAGTTAAGTTGCCTACCCATCTTTTCCCTTGTCTAGAGTTGAAACATTTGAAGCTTCGTAATTGTGTTTTGTCTGTTTCACCTTATTCTCGTGATTTTCCAAAGCTTTTGAGCTTAAAATTGATGTGTGTAAGCTTTCAAGACCACCAATGTGGGGAATTAATTGCTCAAAGTCCTTTACTTGAGACTCTGGAAATTTTGGATATCAAAGTTAGAGGGGGACTGAAATTGGTTGAAattgcaaaattaaaaaatatcaagattttatatttatcattgtgTTTGCTTGAAAATATGACCATGGTCAGACTTTCCAGTGTCATCGACCATATGTCTCGTCTTCCAAATCTTCAGAACCTTTATTTAGGCTTTGATGAGTGCGAG TTCTTGGCTGAAGGTGTTGCTCAAAATCCAGTCTCCGCCACCTTTCCCTTCCTCAAGACTCTTTTTTTAAGCCAAATTGATTTTAGTAGCGATACCATGTTATCATGTGCTTTTCGGATCCTTTTTGGCTGCTCCAATTTGCAGACCCTTCATATC GCTACATACAAGAATGCTGTCCCACCACCTCTCTTATTTCCCCAGGAGGTAGACTGCAGCACAATAGAGCAGCTGCAGCTTCGAATG AGCCTTTTTATTATACACCACACGTCCATAGATCGCAACGAGAAGCATAAGCTTGCTAACAGGTTGTTGAAGCTCCACCGAGCCTCCGCAAAAGCAGACATTAGCTTCTAG